From the Prunus dulcis chromosome 4, ALMONDv2, whole genome shotgun sequence genome, one window contains:
- the LOC117624077 gene encoding cytochrome P450 CYP72A219-like gives MEVSVVASVALRVFWMSIVITWAWRVLNWVWLRPKKLERCLRQQGLGGNSYRLLVGDTKDSSMMVKEAKSKPMNLSHDITPRVLPFLHQSVTTYGKNFFIWIGPTPRVNISNPADVKDVFTNYEDFQKPVINPLVKLLATGLPNYEGEKWAKHRKIINPAFHLEKLKRMLPAFHQSCSEMIEEWERLVSKEGSCELDVWPYLESLAADVISRASFGSSYQEGRKIFQLLKEQAKLTIRALRSFYIPGWRFLPTRSNKRMKAIDKEIKGSLRDIISTREEGIRMGEAAKDDLLGILMESNLKEIRENGNTKNVGMSIEDVIEECKLFYFAGQETTSVLLLWTLVLLSQNQNWQARARDEVLQVFGSNKPDFDGLSHLKVVTMILLEVLRLYPSVVALPRTTHKKTQLGKLSLPAGVEVSLPILLLHHDKELWGEDAIEFNPERFSEGVSKASKNQFAYFPFGGGPRICIGQNFAMLEAKLAFSLLLQRFTFELSPSYAHAPSLIISLQPQYGAHIILHKR, from the exons atggAAGTATCAGTTGTGGCCAGTGTTGCACTACGTGTTTTTTGGATGAGTATAGTAATTACATGGGCATGGAGGGTGCTGAATTGGGTGTGGCTGAGGCCGAAGAAGCTAGAAAGATGTCTAAGGCAGCAAGGTTTGGGGGGCAACTCGTACAGGCTTTTGGTAGGAGACACGAAGGACAGCTCCATGATGGTGAAAGAAGCAAAATCTAAACCGATGAACCTCTCCCATGATATAACGCCACGTgtccttccttttcttcatcAATCTGTGACCACTTATG gtaagaatttttttatttggattgGGCCCACACCAAGAGTGAACATCAGTAATCCAGCGGATGTGAAAGATGTATTTACAAACTACGAAGATTTTCAGAAGCCAGTAATAAATCCACTTGTCAAGTTGCTGGCAACAGGTCTGCCAAACTATGAGGGCGAGAAATGGGCAAAACACCGTAAAATCATCAACCCGGCATTCCATTTAGAGAAGCTAAAG CGTATGTTACCGGCATTTCACCAAAGTTGTAGTGAGATGATTGAAGAATGGGAGAGGTTGGTGTCTAAGGAGGGTTCATGCGAGTTAGATGTTTGGCCTTACCTCGAAAGTTTGGCAGCTGATGTGATTTCTCGAGCATCATTTGGGAGTAGCTAtcaagaaggaaggaaaatatTTCAACTCTTGAAAGAGCAAGCAAAACTTACAATAAGAGCTTTACGAAGTTTTTACATTCCAGGATGGAG GTTTCTACCAACTAGGAGTAACAAGAGGATGAAGGCGATTGACAAGGAAATAAAAGGTTCACTGAGGGATATTATTAGTACAAGAGAAGAGGGAATTAGGATGGGTGAAGCTGCAAAAGATGACTTATTGGGTATACTAATGGAGTCTAACTTGAAGGAAATTCGAGAAAATGGGAACACCAAGAACGTTGGGATGAGCATTGAGGATGTGATTGAAGAGTGCAAGCTGTTTTACTTTGCGGGGCAAGAGACCACTTCAGTGTTGCTTCTTTGGACACTAGTTTTACTCAGTCAAAATCAGAATTGGCAAGCTCGTGCAAGAGATGAGGTTTTGCAAGTGTTTGGAAGCAATAAACCAGACTTCGATGGGCTAAGTCACCTCAAAGTT GTAACCATGATTTTACTTGAAGTTCTTCGATTATACCCGTCAGTTGTTGCGCTTCCTCGAACAACTCACAAAAAAACACAGCTTGGAAAATTATCACTGCCTGCTGGAGTGGAAGTCTCCTTGCCCATACTGCTTCTTCACCATGACAAAGAATTGTGGGGTGAGGATGCAATTGAGTTCAACCCAGAGAGGTTTTCGGAAGGAGTTTCAAAGGCATCAAAGAACCAATTTGCATACTTCCCTTTCGGAGGGGGTCCAAGGATCTGCATTGGACAAAACTTTGCTATGTTGGAAGCTAAATTAGCCTTTTCATTGCTTTTACAACGCTTTACCTTCGAGCTCTCTCCATCATATGCTCATGCCCCATCCTTAATTATAAGCCTTCAACCTCAATATGGTGCtcatattattttacataaaCGTTGA
- the LOC117624075 gene encoding cytochrome P450 CYP72A219-like, with protein sequence MEASRASCVALSVVLVSVVITWAWRALNWVWLRPNKLERCLREQGLTGNSYRLLFGDTKEISMMVEQAQSKPIKLSTTHDIAPRVIPFSHQIVNTYGRNSFVWMGPIPRVTIMNPEDLKDAFNKSDEFQRAISNPIVKSISQGLSSLEGEKWAKHRKIINPAFHLEKLKGMLPTFYQSCSEMINKWESLVFKEGSCEMDVWPYLENLTSDVISRAAFGSSYEEGRKIFQLLREEAKFYTIAARSVYIPGWRFLPTKHNKRMKEIHKEVRGLLKGVINKREDAIKAGEAAKGDLLGILMESNFREIQEHGNNKNAGMSIEDVIGECKLFYFAGQETTSVLLVWTLVLLSQNQDWQARAREEVLQVFGTNIPTYDQLSHLKVVTMILLEVLRLYPAVVELPRTSYKKTQLGKFSLPAGVEVSLHIMLAHHDKELWGEDAKEFKPERFSGGVSKATKNQFTYFPFGAGPRICIGQNFAMLEAKLALSLILQHFTFELSPSYAHAPSVTITLHPQFGAHFILHKR encoded by the exons ATGGAAGCCTCTAGGGCTAGTTGTGTTGCACTAAGTGTTGTTTTGGTTAGCGTAGTAATCACATGGGCATGGAGGGCGCTGAATTGGGTGTGGTTGAGgccaaataaattagaaagaTGCTTGAGAGAGCAAGGCCTCACAGGCAATTCTTACAGGCTTTTGTTTGGAGACACCAAGGAGATCTCAATGATGGTGGAACAAGCACAATCCAAACCCATCAAACTCTCCACTACCCATGATAtagcgccacgtgtcatcccATTTTCCCATCAAATTGTGAACACATATG GTAGGAATTCTTTTGTTTGGATGGGTCCCATACCAAGGGTGACCATCATGAATCCAGAAGATTTGAAAGATGCCTTCAACAAATCTGATGAATTTCAGAGGGCAATATCAAACCCTATTGTCAAGTCGATATCACAAGGCCTTTCAAGCCTTGAAGGTGAGAAATGGGCTAAACACAGAAAGATTATCAATCCAGCATTCCATTTAGAGAAGCTAAAG GGTATGTTACCAACATTTTACCAAAGTTGTAGCGAGATGATTAACAAGTGGGAGAGCTTGGTGTTCAAAGAGGGTTCATGTGAGATGGATGTGTGGCCTTATCTTGAAAATTTAACCAGCGACGTGATTTCTCGAGCTGCATTTGGAAGTAGCTACGAAGAGGGAAGGAAAATATTTCAACTACTCAGAGAGGAAGCAAAATTTTATACAATCGCCGCACGAAGTGTATACATTCCAGGGTGGAG GTTTCTACCAACCAAGCATAACAAGAGGATGAAGGAAATTCACAAGGAAGTTAGAGGCTTACTGAAGGgtgttataaataaaagagaagaCGCGATTAAGGCAGGTGAAGCCGCTAAAGGTGACTTATTAGGTATACTTATGGAGTCCAACTTCAGGGAAATTCAGGAACATGGGAACAACAAAAACGCTGGAATGAGTATTGAAGATGTAATTGGAGAGTGTAAGTTGTTTTACTTTGCTGGGCAAGAGACCACTTCTGTGCTGCTTGTTTGGACATTGGTTTTACTAAGCCAAAATCAGGATTGGCAAGCTCGTGCAAGAGAAGAGGTCTTGCAAGTTTTTGGAACCAACATCCCAACCTATGATCAGCTCAGTCACCTAAAAGTT GTGACCATGATTTTACTTGAAGTTCTTCGATTATACCCAGCAGTTGTTGAGCTCCCACGAACTTCTTACAAGAAAACACAGCTTGGAAAGTTCTCATTGCCGGCCGGAGTCGAAGTCTCCTTACACATAATGCTTGCTCACCATGATAAAGAATTGTGGGGTGAGGATGCAAAGGAGTTTAAGCCAGAGAGGTTTTCAGGAGGAGTTTCAAAGGCAACAAAGAACCAGTTTACATACTTCCCTTTCGGAGCTGGTCCACGGATTTGCATTGGACAGAACTTTGCTATGCTGGAAGCTAAATTGGCCTTGTCATTGATTCTACAACACTTTACCTTTGAGCTCTCTCCATCCTATGCTCATGCTCCGTCCGTAACTATAACCCTTCATCCACAATTTGGTGCTCATTTCATTTTACACAAACGTTGA